The Fibrobacter sp. UWR4 genome segment AACAGACTTGCACGGCCATCGTTACCAGCCTTGAAAACCTTTTCCAGACTTTCAGAGCAGTCATTTTCAGCAGGCTTGCCTTCGGTCACCACCTGGAGGCGGTCCATGGCGGCAATGGTTTCGTCCAGGCCTTCACGGACCTCACGGAGGGCGCGAACCGTTTCGCCACGATTAGTCACGGCAATGTCGTGCCACATATTCCAGCCGGAAGCGGCAATACGGGTCATATCCCTGAACGCTCGACCGGCATAATGCTGGTAATTGTAATTCAACAGGCGTTCCGGAATGTTAGCAGCCAACGTGGAGCTAAGCATCTGCGGCATATGGCTCACCCAGGCCATGGTACGGTCATGATGTTCCGGCGGGAACACCACGGAATGGGCGCCAACAAAATCAATCAGCTGCAGCAAAGGCTTGTAGTCTTCTTCCTTTGTACCATCGGGAGGACAGACAAACCAGTATGCGTTTTCAAAAATGGAGGGATCGTTGTATTCCAGGGTTCTCTTTTCGGAACCAGCCATAGGATGACTACCAACGAACACAAAAGGCGAAGGAAGTTTAGTTCCAGCCTTGCAAATTTCCACCTTGGTGCTGCCAATGTCACTGACAAGAATTTTGCGGGACAACCCCTGCAAGAGATTTTCAGGCAATTTGGATAGATCGTCCAAAGTCTTCAGGATATGCAGAATAGGGCTGCACAACAGGATGACATCCGTATCCTTCACCCATTCGGAGGTCTGGTCGTAACCGAAGAATTCGTCCGCCAGGTTCATCTGACGGGCACGTTCCAGAGTAGACGGGGAACTCACCGCACGTACTTTTACAGGCAGGTTCGCCTGTTTGATTGCGGAGGCCACGGAACTGGCCAAAAGGCCGAAACCAACCAACGTGATGCGATCCATCTTAATCCTCCACCTTGCGGGTTTCAGCCATGATGGTGCGGAAAATTTCCTTGATGGAATCCGAGGAAAGAGGGCCCTTCGTCATGGAGCCCACTTTTTCGAGGACAGCGTCCTCTCGAGCCTGGTCCAAAACCGGCAATCCCAATTCTTTCTTGATCTTGCCAATTTCAGTAGCGAATGACGCCCTCTTATTCAGAAGAGCAATCAGTTCCTCGTTCAATTCATCAATACGGATACGCCAATCATCAATTTTCATATTGAAGAATGTAGAAAATCTCCCTCCCCCGTTAGCCACGACCATAGAAATGATCGCCGAATTTGCCCTTCACAAGAGCCTTAACCGCATTCATGTAGTTATAGGAAGTCTGTCGAGTTACCCCCATTGCGGCAGCAACGCAGGTAATGGGATTTTTCTTGGTATTTCCAAGCTTAAGCCAGGTATCCACAAACTCGTCCAGTTCAGGAGTATCACACTTGCGAATATAGGAGCGAATCTGCTCCATACCTTCGGCAGTCAAGACGTCTTCCTCATGGGCGGCATCCATTTCCAAATCGCCCTGACGGAATACATCCGTGGATGCAGCCATCACATCTTCCTCACAGCGTTTCCAACCGTCAGGATTACGATCGTCCACCCAATCATGGGCACGCTTGGCAAACACCCCACGGACCCATGCCATAAAGGGTTTGCCGCTATCCATATCGTAACGGAGGGCGCACTCACGGAAGCAAATGTAACAGTAGCCAGAAGCTTCCTCGTAGCAGGCCCCCTCACTACTCCAGGAAAAACCAAACTGTTTGGGATGAGTACCGTCAGGACCATAGCGATGCATGGAAATCACCTCTCCCTGATGGTTCATATAAAGTCTATTGCAGGCAATTTCATCCCCACGTTGAGTGGCCTGCAGAAGGATGAAGTCTTCCATGGTTAATCCGGTTCGATTTTCCATACCAGTAATTTTTTTGCAATTGAAGTCCATAATCATTGCTCCCGAAATGATTTTTATAAGGTGTTAGGTCAAAACCGCCTCGGCAAACAAGCCGAGAACCGAGACCACCGACGTGCACAAAAAACCTGAAAGTCGACAATCCGACAATCACGCCTTCGCGCTTATTTTTCCACCTCTAACAGCGATTTAAATGGTTGATGCCAAATATACAAATACAGACGCTCAAGAACACACACACGCAAAAGTTTTTATGGATTTTACAAAGGTCCAATTACAGGCTTTTTTAAAGGGACCATAATTTACATTTCTCAAATCCACGACTATAATATAGGAAATTGGAGTGTCATATAATGACACTCCACGCCTTTTCAAGAAATTATTTTTTCGTCAAAAATCTATCGACAAGTTATGCACTAAAACAGCACTTTGTACTCGTCGAAAGCCTTCGGGTTTGCCTTCAGATCATTTCCCACCCAGTCAAACATGGAAGTGCCCCAGGCCCCAGAGCGTTCCGGTTCCCAGATAAAGGCGCCCAGTCCACGCGGCACTTGTTCCATTACTTGCTGGGTTCTCACGCGGGACCCATCCCAGGCGTAGTAATCGGATTTGGAAGCTCCGTTGTATTCTGCAATGAGGAATTCAAGGTTCTGGAATTTGGAGGCCAGATGAGTGAACAAGGTTTTCCAGGAATCGGGATTACCGTGCTCATAGGCGGTGTAGGCGGAAAACGCCATCACATCGGGAGAAACTTTGGAATCACTGATAATGGATTTCATCCACCAGTCCACCGTGGACGTCTTATGAGGGCTTTCGATGTGGAACACGGTCTTGATGCTATTCGAAACTTCCTTCACAGCACGGGAACCTGCGGCAAGGTACTTCGCCGTATTTGCAATTCCCGTAGAATTGCTCATGACACCGCTAACGGAACTTTTCGCCAGGTCCACATCATTCCCCCAGCAATCAGTCTTGCTGTTGGGAACATCACGGAGCAAGCCATTGGTAATTTCGTTACCCACCTGAACCATTTCGGGAAGGGCGCCTGCAGCCTTCAATGCATTCAGCACATCCTTCGTATAACGATAGACAGAGTCTGCCATTACGTCGGAACTGGAAATATTGCGCCAGCGTTCCGGAATGATCTGCTTGCCCGGATCGGCCCAGTTATCGCTATAATGGAAATCCAGCAACAGTTTGAAGCCCGCCGCCTTTGCACGCTTGGCATAGGCAACCACATGTTCCTTATCGCCAAAAGCTT includes the following:
- a CDS encoding prephenate dehydrogenase/arogenate dehydrogenase family protein; translation: MDRITLVGFGLLASSVASAIKQANLPVKVRAVSSPSTLERARQMNLADEFFGYDQTSEWVKDTDVILLCSPILHILKTLDDLSKLPENLLQGLSRKILVSDIGSTKVEICKAGTKLPSPFVFVGSHPMAGSEKRTLEYNDPSIFENAYWFVCPPDGTKEEDYKPLLQLIDFVGAHSVVFPPEHHDRTMAWVSHMPQMLSSTLAANIPERLLNYNYQHYAGRAFRDMTRIAASGWNMWHDIAVTNRGETVRALREVREGLDETIAAMDRLQVVTEGKPAENDCSESLEKVFKAGNDGRASLFAPGRNAASSFSEVTVPLKDQPGALLNVLKPLAEAGLNVRDIELMKVRENVAGTLLLAFKTPEEARRAIQILAVLDYDVKDR
- a CDS encoding chorismate mutase — its product is MKIDDWRIRIDELNEELIALLNKRASFATEIGKIKKELGLPVLDQAREDAVLEKVGSMTKGPLSSDSIKEIFRTIMAETRKVED
- a CDS encoding glycosyl hydrolase 53 family protein, whose protein sequence is MKKMKGIVIGVAGALALAACGDSGSATESGYDYEVIGQSSSSFTDISELLSSNRVEPVSSSHSELGSESALSSSDAFLSSSQNQLSSSSSHSELGSESALSSSEIVILSSSQNQLSSSSSVELVPMSSSSDPIHPRYAKILGVDISQMQEFEAKGTRVLDVDGTPKDVFELFRDHGFNYVRLKTFVSPKSKYGYAEGSCDQGAGTFGSNSEAFGDKEHVVAYAKRAKAAGFKLLLDFHYSDNWADPGKQIIPERWRNISSSDVMADSVYRYTKDVLNALKAAGALPEMVQVGNEITNGLLRDVPNSKTDCWGNDVDLAKSSVSGVMSNSTGIANTAKYLAAGSRAVKEVSNSIKTVFHIESPHKTSTVDWWMKSIISDSKVSPDVMAFSAYTAYEHGNPDSWKTLFTHLASKFQNLEFLIAEYNGASKSDYYAWDGSRVRTQQVMEQVPRGLGAFIWEPERSGAWGTSMFDWVGNDLKANPKAFDEYKVLF